GGTCTGGCCTCGGGCGTGGCCTTTTTCGCCTCCCTGGCGCTTGGCGCCATTGCCGCCCTGAACGGTTCCCCGCACATCGCGCTGGTCTGCCTGGCCCTTTCGGGCAGCCTCTTCGCGTTTCTGCGCTTCAACTGGCATCCCGCGAAAATCTTCCTGGGCGACACGGGCAGCATGTTTCTCGGGTTTACCCTGGCGACGGTCTCGCTTATGGGCGCCTACAAGGCCCATGGCGCGGTGCTGATGCTGGGCGCCGTCATGGTCCTGGGCGTCCCCATTTTCGAGGTCTTCATCTCCATGCTCAGGCGGCACCTCGGCGGGTTTCCCATCTTCTCCGCCGACTCCCGCCACACCCACCACCGCCTCCTGCGGCTCGGCTTCACCCAGCGCCAGACTGCGGGCATTCTTTACATCGCGGCCCTCTTGTGCCTGGTGGCCGGGGTGATGAATGTGGCCCTGCCGATGCGCTCCCCCGAGTCGTTTGTCCCGCTCGCGGTGTTTCTCGTCACCATTGGCGGCGTCATGGTCATCGCGGGCTACACCAAGTCCATCGAGTCGCAGTTCCGGCGCCGCCCGGAGACCAGGCGGCGGCTGGCCTTTGCCGCCTACGCGTCCATGACGCTCACCTCGGACGCCGAGCCGCTCGTCGTGAAAACGCTTTTTGACCTCATGTGCGAGGAGCTGGACCTCGGATTTGTCGAGGTGCGCTTTGACAACGGCACGAAGAAAATACAGCATTGCTCAAGAAACAAAAGCCCCCTCCACATCACCCCGCACCCCACCATTGAACGGTTTTCCGTGAAATCGCCGGACGGCTCCACAACCGAGGTGCTCTACCAGCATCGCGGGGAGGTGGCCGAGTACGACCAGCAGATTGTGGGCATGTGCCTTGCCAACATCTTCGAGCAATACAGCGCGAATCTTCTCAAAGAGGTGCTCGAGGTGAAGGAGCGGGAGGAGCTTGTCTGGGGCGGCCAGGTTTCCTGACCGCTACACGCCCTGCGGGGGCGGGGCGGGGGTGTTCTGCTCAAACTGTTCCCCGACAATGTCGAGCAGTTCTTTTCTGCCCTGCCCGGTCACGGAGGAAAAGGGGACCACCACCGCGTCCGCATCCAGGCCGAGCTCCGCGCGGATTTGCCGGATGCCCGCCTGCGCCTGGCTTTTGGACAGCTTGTCCGTCTTGGTCGCCACAAGCACCGTGGGCACCCGGCACTCGCCGAGCATTTCCAGCATGGCCGCGTCCTGCGACGAGGGCTTGTGGCGCGCGTCGAGCAGCAGCGCCGCCAGCCGCAGGGGCTCCCGGTCGCCGAGATACTGGTGCATCAGCCGGTTCCAGGCCTCCTTCACCGGCATGGGCACCTTGGCGAATCCATAGCCTGGCAGGTCCACGAAATAACACCGCCCGTTCACGGTGAAGAAATTGACGAGCTGTGTTTTGCCCGGCGTGGCGCTGGTTTTGGCCAGGTCCTTCCGGTTCAGCAGGGTGTTCAGCAGGGACGACTTTCCCACGTTGGACCGGCCCACAAAGGCGACCTCGGGGCGGCCGTCCCGGGGAAACTGGTCCGGCCGGGCCGCGCTTTTCAAAAATTCCGCCGAGACAATTTTCATGGCCGTTTTTTCGCGTCCGCCTTTTTCGCGGAGGGCTTTCGCTTCGGGGCCGCTTTCGGGGGGAAGGCCGTCTTCAGCGCCTCGCCGATGTTGTCCACCAGCACAAAGCGGATCTCGTCCAGCACCTCCTTCGGCAGGTCCGGGAAGTCCTTCTCGTTCTCCATGGGCAGAATGATGGTCCGGATGCCCGCGCGGCGCGCGGCCAGCACCTTCTCCTTGATGCCGCCCACGGGCAGCACCCGTCCGCGCAGGGTGATTTCACCGGTCATGGACAGGGCCGGACTGGGCGCCGTGTCCGTGAGCGCCGAGAGCATGGACACCAGCATGGCGACCCCGGCGGAGGGTCCGTCCTTGGGGATGGCGCCCTCGGGCACATGCACATGCAGGTCGAGGTTCTTGTAAAAATCCTTCGGCACGCCCAGATCGGCGGCATGCGCGCGCAGGTAGGTGTGCGCGGCGGCCGCGGACTCCTTCATCACGTCGCCCAACTGCCCCGTGAGGATGAGGTTTCCCTTGCCGTGCATGGTGCTGGTCTCGATCCGCAGAATGTCGCCGCCCGCCTGGGTCCAGGCCATGCCCACGGCCACGCCGGTTTCGGACTGCGCCTCGGGACGGATGGCCAAATACTGCGGCGGGCCGAGCAGCTCGCCCGCCAGGGCGGCGTCCACGGTGACGGACTTCTTCAGCCCGCCCTCGACCAGCCGCCTCGCCAGTTTCCGGCAGATGCCCGCGATGTTCCGCTCCAGCTCGCGCACGCCCGCCTCGCGGGTGTACCGCTGGATGACGCAGACCAGGCCGTCGTCGGAGAAGCTCACCAGCCGCCCGGGCAGGCCGTTCGCCTTCACCTGCCTCGGAATGAGGAAGCCCCGCGCGATTTTCTCCTTCTCCTCCTGGGTGTAACCGGGGATGCGCACCACCTCCATGCGGTCGTGCAGGGGGAAGGGGATGTCGTACTCGCTGTTGGCCGTGGTGATGAAGAACACCTCGGACAGGTCGAAGCCGACCTCCATGAAGTGGTCGCTGAAATGCCTGTTCTGCGCCGGGTCCAGCACCTCCAGCAGCGCGGACGACGGGTCGCCCCGGAAGTCCACGCTCATCTTGTCTATCTCGTCCAGCATGAACACCGGGTTGCAGACCCCGGCGGTCTTGATTCCCTGGATGATGCGGCCCGGCATGGCGCCCACATAGGTGCGGCGGTGGCCGCGGATTTCCGCCTCGTCCCGCACGCCGCCCAGGGAAATGCGCACAAACTTGCGCCGCATCGCCCGCGCGATGGAGACGCCCAGCGAGGTTTTGCCCACGCCCGGCGGGCCCACCAGGCACAGTATCGGCCCCTTGGCGTCGCGGCTCAGCTTGCGCACCGCCAAAAACTCGAGGATGCGCTCCTTCACCTTGTCCAGCCCGTGGTGGTCCTCGTCCAGCACTTTCCGCGACTTGGCCAGGTCCAGCGCGTCGCGGGTCCGCTTGGACCACGGCATCTCGCACAGGGTCTCCAGATAGCCCCGGATAACCCCGCTTTCCGGGCTCATGAAGGGCAGCCGCTCGTACCGCGCCAGCTCGCGCTCGGCGCGCTCGGCGATGTCCGGGGGCATCTTCGCCTTCTTCATCATCTCGCGGAGCTCCGCCGAATCACTGCCAGAATCGTCGCGCGCGCCGAGCTCCTGCTGGATGGCCTTGAGCTGCTCCTGAAGGTAATGGGAGCGCTGGCCCCGCTCTATCTGCTCGCGGACCCGGTTGCGGACCTTCTGCTCGATTTGGGCCAGTTCAATCTCCCGTTCCAGCAGTATGGCCGCCTTGTCCAGCCGCCTGCGCACGTCCAGGCACTCCAGCAGGTCCTGCCGCT
This genomic stretch from Candidatus Hydrogenedentota bacterium harbors:
- the lon gene encoding endopeptidase La, whose protein sequence is MPRKTRAKKTECVTLPLLPLKDAVVFPRMVVPLFVGRQASLASVDESLKEGVPLFLCTQRNAEDEEPKAETLHRVGTAAKIINALRMPDGTMKIVVEGLGRGRVRQFNLEGENWDAVVEKMEAPTPSGREIEGQMRAVLHQFEEYVRLTQRIAPEIYLAIQGMQDPDLFADTICAFLFVSVEERQDLLECLDVRRRLDKAAILLEREIELAQIEQKVRNRVREQIERGQRSHYLQEQLKAIQQELGARDDSGSDSAELREMMKKAKMPPDIAERAERELARYERLPFMSPESGVIRGYLETLCEMPWSKRTRDALDLAKSRKVLDEDHHGLDKVKERILEFLAVRKLSRDAKGPILCLVGPPGVGKTSLGVSIARAMRRKFVRISLGGVRDEAEIRGHRRTYVGAMPGRIIQGIKTAGVCNPVFMLDEIDKMSVDFRGDPSSALLEVLDPAQNRHFSDHFMEVGFDLSEVFFITTANSEYDIPFPLHDRMEVVRIPGYTQEEKEKIARGFLIPRQVKANGLPGRLVSFSDDGLVCVIQRYTREAGVRELERNIAGICRKLARRLVEGGLKKSVTVDAALAGELLGPPQYLAIRPEAQSETGVAVGMAWTQAGGDILRIETSTMHGKGNLILTGQLGDVMKESAAAAHTYLRAHAADLGVPKDFYKNLDLHVHVPEGAIPKDGPSAGVAMLVSMLSALTDTAPSPALSMTGEITLRGRVLPVGGIKEKVLAARRAGIRTIILPMENEKDFPDLPKEVLDEIRFVLVDNIGEALKTAFPPKAAPKRKPSAKKADAKKRP
- a CDS encoding undecaprenyl/decaprenyl-phosphate alpha-N-acetylglucosaminyl 1-phosphate transferase gives rise to the protein MLANIAEYLRCPVCFTVFLGCFAATFALTPLIIRLAHRIGGVDDNGFHRKIHNTPTPVMGGLAILFPFLVVVAAEYFGFMGRYQVPVAQRMDISILMAGGMGMALLGFVDDVRGLRARHKLLGQILIAAFVAVSGNAVSAVGIPFLGIIPFDTVPGLSMFMTVLWIVGVTNALNLIDGMDGLASGVAFFASLALGAIAALNGSPHIALVCLALSGSLFAFLRFNWHPAKIFLGDTGSMFLGFTLATVSLMGAYKAHGAVLMLGAVMVLGVPIFEVFISMLRRHLGGFPIFSADSRHTHHRLLRLGFTQRQTAGILYIAALLCLVAGVMNVALPMRSPESFVPLAVFLVTIGGVMVIAGYTKSIESQFRRRPETRRRLAFAAYASMTLTSDAEPLVVKTLFDLMCEELDLGFVEVRFDNGTKKIQHCSRNKSPLHITPHPTIERFSVKSPDGSTTEVLYQHRGEVAEYDQQIVGMCLANIFEQYSANLLKEVLEVKEREELVWGGQVS
- a CDS encoding YihA family ribosome biogenesis GTP-binding protein — protein: MKIVSAEFLKSAARPDQFPRDGRPEVAFVGRSNVGKSSLLNTLLNRKDLAKTSATPGKTQLVNFFTVNGRCYFVDLPGYGFAKVPMPVKEAWNRLMHQYLGDREPLRLAALLLDARHKPSSQDAAMLEMLGECRVPTVLVATKTDKLSKSQAQAGIRQIRAELGLDADAVVVPFSSVTGQGRKELLDIVGEQFEQNTPAPPPQGV